The DNA sequence agtgtttcacaaacatatcttgttccTTTTTAATTTGTGTAAATTTTCTTGCAGAGAACTCAGAAATCGTGTCATATTTGCTGGAGAATGGGGGCGATCCTAACATTGTGTCAACTGATGGGACTCCTCCGATCGTGTTCGCCAGCATTACAGGGGCGTATGACATCACCCAGAAACTGGTCAAGCATGGTGCTGAAGTGGCATCCAAAAATGTACAAGGTTACACTGCCCTCCATGTGGCAGCCTGGAACGGTCACTGTGATATCATGCAGCTGCTGCTAGACACAGGAATGAATCACGATGCACAGACTCAGGACGGCAACACGCCACTAGCTCTGGCGGCCCACGGAAACCATACAAACATAATTGACATGCTCCTCCCCCTCGGATGTAACGTAAACAATGCCGACAAGGACATGGACACTCCCTTACTATATGCGACTTTTAACAAAAATCTGGAAATGGTGGTCAAACTAGTTAATGCTGGAGCGAACCCTGATTGTAGGAACAAGCTGAATACCACCCCTCTATGGAATGCTGTGTACACAGATAGCCTGAGAATGGTCAAATATTTACTAGTCAAGAATGTGGAGCTTGAGGTGGCTTCCTGTGGCATTGACCAGCATGCCCATTCCGATGTGGCCACTCCGATTTACCCAGAACCACGGTCTGTGCTTTATGTGGCTGCTGACAGGAGTTCCATGGATCTAGTAATGACTCTTATACTGGCGGGGTATAATATTTACCAGGAGAACTGGATCTTGGCTCACGAGTTTCCAGAGGATAATCCCAACCTCCAAAGCCAGCAACAGCAGATGTTGTTACATTTCGCCTCGGCCCCACCCAGACTCCTGGCACTCTGTAGGaattttttcagaagaagattcaAAAAGAAAGTAATAGATTGTGTGAATTCACTAGAGATTCCAAAGAACCTCAAAGGCAATCTGATCTTGAAAAATTTCATTGCTGaggaatttttcaaaatgtagaaTCAAATTATACCTGTAATTACACAAGATGATTatcatgatattttttttaatacgtCTTTTATGCTCTACAAATCAATCCAGGAAAATTATTTGATGTACTGTATGTGAAATGAATTCTTTAATGGACTGCATTTGAaattagattttaaatatttatataatatggCGATGTACTGTTTATGCAGTTTGTTATTCAATGTACTTTATTTGATGTAAATTTTGGTTATTGTGTGTGGTATGATTTACTAAACGTACAAATGTATTGTACTTGAAATTAGTTATTTAATGTACTCTTAGtactttaaatttcttttaatgtattgtgaaaataatgaactgTATTTTACATGACATTAATTATTCAATGTACTTTTAACAAATCTTAATATTGAATGTATCCCAGTagtacattacatgtataatttttacACTGAATTAAATGCCAGGAAgcttgaagtctttcatatgtaCTGATTACTCTCATCAggattggggtttttttttttgcatatgtGTGACATATATAgtatattttattcaatttgtcctatattaaataaattttttcCCTATGAGTAATAATCTTGGCTGTTTCATTGACCATTAGAATCAATTAAGCATtataaataattgtatttttagAATTGCCACGTACAGTTGGCCCTCTTAATGTGATGTTGGTTTgattactgtggaatcattttaatttgtaGGGGTCAATGTTCGTgagtaagcaaaattttgctggttcttGGGGACATAATTTCGTGGATAAGCGATATGATGTCACTGGGACAGATAACTCTACTTTGtttaaaaaccaaaattaatggtagaatcccccccccaaaatcctggatccacccttGGCTGGCTGTGAATACAGACTTTTGAGAGCAAGACTCTACAACAGTGCTGATCAGGAAATCAGCTGTATCCATTTCATTTCAGTTAGAGCTGATGTATGCTAGTTTGTTATCTTTTATCATAGTTTGTTTAATAATGTACATTGCATTCTCACAAGTCTTTCACATTGTACATCATGCTTTAAATCTAGACATTTGTAATATGCTATGTGAGAATCTCtctgttttttttatatccctAGATTATCAAGTCAATGTCTGACTTATCTATTTGTTCGTTGGTCTATGTTTCACTACAACAGCACAATGAGTAGGGTGAAATTAGTTTGCTACCATACATGTAGCACAATGAGTAGGGTGAAATTAGTTTGCTACCATACATGTAGCACAATGAGTAGGGTGAAATTAGTTTGCTACCATACATGTAGCACAATGAGTAGGGTGAAATTAGATCCCTACCATACACGTAGCACAATGAGTAGGGTGAAATAAGTTTGCTACCATACATCATCATATAGCACAATGAGTAGGGTGAAATTAGTTTGCTACCATACATGTAGCACAATGAGTAGGGTGAAATTAGTTTGCTACCATACATGTAGCACAATGAGTAGGGTGAAATTAGTTCACTACCAAACATGTAGCACAATGAGTAGGGTGAAATTAGTTTGTTACCATACATGTAGCACAATGAGTAGGGTGAAATTAGATCCCTACCATACACGTAGCACAATGAG is a window from the Ostrea edulis chromosome 5, xbOstEdul1.1, whole genome shotgun sequence genome containing:
- the LOC125650800 gene encoding serine/threonine-protein phosphatase 6 regulatory ankyrin repeat subunit A-like produces the protein MNDMEIRRAQAHLYERVVRGDDDVELLFQKYIDLLDIEIIVGTNFTCTCGKDFESHPLNHGKALEEGLDIVLDFIMRGSCSCGAELPSHFYNHPASLRLVHAAAGFGHTKILLLLKKYGCDMNAKSKLFHRTPLSYAVQSRQLGVIDYLVSLDLDVSVTCLQYDNSPLHEAIQLRYVDVIYKLLSAKTVKINQVNAKGESPLICAARYHLHEGFLALLEAGPDCNVQDRKGNTALMMGVVRGMEYVKPLIEKGANTNIKNYRDQTALSFAMHMENSEIVSYLLENGGDPNIVSTDGTPPIVFASITGAYDITQKLVKHGAEVASKNVQGYTALHVAAWNGHCDIMQLLLDTGMNHDAQTQDGNTPLALAAHGNHTNIIDMLLPLGCNVNNADKDMDTPLLYATFNKNLEMVVKLVNAGANPDCRNKLNTTPLWNAVYTDSLRMVKYLLVKNVELEVASCGIDQHAHSDVATPIYPEPRSVLYVAADRSSMDLVMTLILAGYNIYQENWILAHEFPEDNPNLQSQQQQMLLHFASAPPRLLALCRNFFRRRFKKKVIDCVNSLEIPKNLKGNLILKNFIAEEFFKM